Proteins co-encoded in one Dreissena polymorpha isolate Duluth1 chromosome 12, UMN_Dpol_1.0, whole genome shotgun sequence genomic window:
- the LOC127852556 gene encoding cell adhesion molecule DSCAML1-like translates to MFYTIKYIFERHVCRGKGDLQEKLTTVTTASAKLHESIFPYWDYIIMISAANTLGSGNYSNVLNVRTQASIPGDIDDITSSEVSSNKAEISWLDPCFSNGILDSFYVEIKNISNQNNDVEGWTATLKIPSNEPHLKLEQLLPFRNYSVRIKAANSAGNGSYGRNHEFQTAIDVPDVPSDVHSSTITSSLIEIHWSIATHYTGPTIYTVIIIDARDNSRIYTNKTNNGWGIDELATDCSVTGLDAFWNYSVTVIAETAHANLSYRRNSSSVIIQTAEDHYEIVLMFPTQFQVRASDGFLTIPVSLANTINVTVQVRAATAVGLGTIEEISLAVEPGGIFQYYRTKM, encoded by the exons ATGTTCTACACTATAAAGTATATTTTCGAAAGACACGTTTGCCGTGGAAAAGGCGATCTTCAGGAAAAATTAACAACTGTGACCACAGCGTCGGCTAAGCTACATGAAAGCATATTTCCGTATTGGGATTACATCATCATGATAAGTGCTGCAAACACTCTTGGCTCTGGCAATTATTCAAATGTCTTGAACGTCAGAACACAAGCATCGA TTCCTGGCGATATCGATGATATAACAAGCTCTGAGGTTTCGTCAAACAAAGCAGAAATATCTTGGCTGGACCCGTGTTTCTCAAACGGAATACTAGATTCCTTTTATGTAGAAATAAAGAATATATCAAACCAAAATAACGATGTTGAAGGATGGACGGCTACATTAAAAATACCTTCAAATGAACCACACCTGAAGCTGGAACAACTTCTGCCATTTCGAAACTATTCTGTTCGGATAAAGGCAGCTAACTCTGCCGGAAACGGGTCGTACGGTAGAAATCATGAGTTCCAAACAGCAATTGATG TGCCAGACGTGCCATCTGATGTGCACAGCTCTACCATTACATCGTCATTGATTGAGATACACTGGAGTATAGCGACGCATTACACAGGACCAACAATCTACACCGTAATAATTATCGATGCACGAGACAACTCAcgtatatatacaaataaaacaaataacggATGGGGGATAG ACGAGCTTGCCACGGATTGTTCCGTCACTGGCCTAGATGCGTTCTGGAATTATTCGGTTACTGTGATTGCAGAAACCGCACATGCTAACTTAAGTTACCGTCGAAATTCCTCATCTGTAATTATCCAAACAGCCGAAGATC ACTACGAGATCGTTTTAATGTTCCCGACGCAA TTTCAAGTACGCGCCTCAGATGGTTTCCTCACCATACCGGTATCTTTAGCTAACACGATCAATGTAACAGTTCAG GTACGAGCCGCTACTGCAGTTGGTTTGGGAACCATTGAAGAAATATCTCTTGCTGTGGAACCCGGAGGTATTTTTCAATATTACAGAACAAAGATGTAA